Proteins co-encoded in one Rudaeicoccus suwonensis genomic window:
- a CDS encoding LysR family transcriptional regulator, translating into MSRWPDLVAIELLVAVADHGSLSAGARSIGMAQPNASRSVARLERQLQIPLLRRSTAGSTLTPAGLLTVEWARRLLEAATELTDGAAALRVDHSAEITVSASQTVAEHLLPLWLSRFRSVHPEVTVKVSVRNTLGVVEDLLAGRCTVGFVEGPNPPRGVRHLVVARDELVLVVAPAHPWAARSEPVTADELRETPLVTREVGSGTRVALDEALGTPVRPLLELPSNAAVRVSVAAGSAPAVLSRLAVDDAVAAGTLCEVPMEGLALRRSLRAVWSGPRRLSGVVADLVSVASAPPVSRAPQSPRPE; encoded by the coding sequence ATGAGCAGATGGCCCGATCTCGTGGCGATCGAACTGCTCGTGGCCGTCGCCGACCACGGCAGCTTGTCGGCCGGCGCCCGATCCATCGGTATGGCGCAACCCAACGCCAGCCGCTCCGTGGCGCGGCTGGAACGGCAACTGCAGATACCCCTCCTGCGTCGCTCGACCGCGGGCTCCACACTCACTCCAGCGGGCCTGCTCACCGTGGAGTGGGCGCGCCGATTGCTCGAAGCCGCAACCGAACTGACGGATGGCGCTGCTGCCCTGCGCGTCGACCACTCAGCCGAGATCACTGTCTCGGCGAGCCAGACGGTGGCCGAACATCTGCTGCCGCTGTGGTTGTCGCGGTTCCGGTCGGTCCATCCAGAGGTCACGGTGAAGGTCAGCGTCCGCAACACGCTCGGCGTCGTGGAGGACCTGCTCGCCGGCCGTTGCACGGTCGGCTTCGTGGAAGGTCCGAATCCGCCACGCGGTGTGCGTCATCTGGTCGTTGCGCGAGACGAGCTCGTGCTCGTCGTCGCCCCGGCCCACCCGTGGGCCGCGCGCAGCGAGCCGGTGACAGCCGACGAACTGCGCGAAACACCTTTGGTGACAAGGGAGGTGGGGTCGGGCACGCGGGTAGCCCTCGACGAGGCTCTCGGCACACCTGTCCGGCCTCTGCTCGAACTGCCGAGCAATGCCGCTGTCCGGGTGAGTGTCGCAGCTGGCAGTGCTCCGGCGGTCTTGAGCCGGCTGGCCGTCGACGACGCCGTCGCGGCCGGAACACTGTGCGAGGTGCCGATGGAGGGACTCGCCCTGCGACGCTCGTTGCGCGCTGTCTGGAGTGGTCCTCGCAGGCTCTCCGGAGTGGTGGCGGATCTGGTCTCGGTCGCCTCGGCGCCGCCGGTCAGTCGCGCACCGCAGTCACCCAGACCGGAATGA
- a CDS encoding YeiH family protein has translation MTTSAVTGAHDVRMPDAGGRRQARVRALLPGLLLCVAVAAVATGLGREVPVIGGPVLAIVIGIVLSTLVPWARNESLTPGLVFASRPVLQTSIVVLGTGLSLQEVLRVGGASLPVMFGSLAVSLIGAQLIGRALGVSRDVRTLIGVGTGICGASAIAASTAVMKPRDSDVAYAIGTIFTFNIAAVLLFPPLGHLIGMSGHSFGLWSGTAVNDMSSVVAAAYSFGDGAGPYAIVVKLTRSLMIIPIVVVLAWATSRRTGVGVAERGALPWRKVVPAFLVGFVIAAALDTVGVIPHSWHGGLSQLGTFLITVALAGIGLSMRLRQLRQAGLRPLVLGGILWICVAGTSLGLQLVTGTI, from the coding sequence GTGACCACCTCAGCCGTGACCGGCGCACATGACGTCCGGATGCCGGATGCCGGCGGACGAAGGCAGGCTCGGGTCCGCGCCCTGCTGCCGGGCCTGCTCTTGTGTGTCGCCGTTGCGGCGGTCGCGACCGGACTCGGACGCGAGGTGCCGGTGATCGGTGGACCGGTGCTGGCGATCGTGATCGGGATCGTGCTCAGCACGTTGGTCCCGTGGGCGCGGAACGAGTCGCTCACGCCGGGTCTGGTGTTCGCATCGCGGCCGGTGCTGCAGACCTCGATCGTGGTGCTCGGGACAGGTCTGTCGTTGCAGGAGGTGCTGCGGGTCGGCGGTGCGTCCCTCCCGGTGATGTTCGGCTCGTTGGCGGTGTCGTTGATCGGTGCGCAGCTCATCGGCCGAGCGTTGGGAGTGAGTCGGGACGTTCGCACGCTGATCGGTGTCGGCACCGGCATCTGCGGCGCGTCGGCGATCGCCGCGTCGACGGCTGTGATGAAGCCACGTGACAGTGATGTGGCATATGCCATCGGGACGATCTTCACCTTCAACATCGCCGCGGTGTTGCTGTTTCCGCCGCTGGGACACCTGATCGGCATGTCGGGTCATTCCTTCGGCCTGTGGAGCGGCACCGCTGTCAACGACATGTCGTCGGTGGTGGCAGCGGCCTACAGCTTCGGCGACGGTGCCGGGCCCTACGCGATCGTGGTGAAGCTCACCCGGTCGTTGATGATCATCCCGATCGTGGTCGTGCTCGCGTGGGCGACCTCCCGGCGCACCGGCGTGGGTGTGGCCGAGCGTGGCGCTCTGCCGTGGCGCAAGGTGGTGCCTGCCTTCCTGGTCGGCTTCGTGATTGCTGCAGCGCTGGACACCGTCGGCGTCATACCGCACTCGTGGCACGGCGGTCTGAGCCAGCTCGGCACCTTCCTGATCACCGTTGCGCTCGCCGGCATCGGCCTGTCGATGCGCCTGCGGCAGCTGCGTCAGGCGGGATTGCGACCGCTGGTGCTTGGCGGGATCCTGTGGATCTGCGTGGCGGGCACGAGCCTGGGGCTCCAACTTGTCACCGGCACCATCTGA
- the hemW gene encoding radical SAM family heme chaperone HemW, whose product MPSVLPDGDPVPVDGALPQAALASLQRRPLSVYVHVPFCSVRCGYCDFNTYTLTELGGRGAGISTYADAVLAELDLAQQVLGADGSEPPSVSTVFVGGGTPTMLATDDLVRMLDGIRSRFGLTADAEITTEANPDTIDGDVAATLAEGGFTRVSLGMQSAVPHVLKTLERTHDPRNVLRAVDAVRQSGMQVSLDLIYGTPGESLQDWRTSIESATAMSPDHISAYALVVEDGTKLAAQVRRGQVTMPDDDDEADKYELADELLSAAGYEWYEISNWSRTSADRCRHNEAYWRGDNWWGIGPGAHSHIGGTRWWNVKHPSPYADRVLAGTSPGAGREVLTKAQQYDERVLLGIRLGSGLPLNQLDAKGHSAVAGLIASGLLDGPAALRRDEPVARLTLRGRLLADTVVHQLLHG is encoded by the coding sequence ATGCCCAGCGTGCTGCCCGACGGCGACCCAGTGCCCGTCGACGGCGCGCTGCCGCAGGCGGCTCTTGCAAGCCTGCAGCGGCGGCCGTTGAGCGTCTATGTGCATGTGCCGTTCTGCTCGGTGCGGTGCGGATACTGCGACTTCAACACCTACACGCTGACGGAGTTGGGTGGCCGCGGTGCAGGCATCAGCACGTATGCCGATGCTGTTCTCGCCGAACTCGATCTGGCGCAGCAGGTGCTCGGTGCAGACGGGAGTGAACCGCCCTCTGTGTCAACGGTGTTCGTCGGCGGTGGCACCCCGACCATGCTTGCAACGGACGATCTCGTGCGGATGCTCGACGGAATTCGGTCCAGGTTCGGGCTGACTGCCGACGCCGAGATCACCACGGAGGCGAACCCGGACACGATCGACGGCGATGTCGCGGCGACCCTGGCTGAGGGCGGGTTCACCAGAGTCAGTCTCGGGATGCAGTCGGCCGTGCCGCACGTGCTCAAAACCCTTGAGCGCACGCATGATCCGCGCAATGTGCTTCGTGCGGTGGACGCCGTCCGGCAGTCCGGAATGCAGGTGAGTCTCGACCTGATCTATGGCACGCCGGGGGAGTCGTTGCAGGACTGGCGCACCAGCATCGAATCCGCCACTGCGATGAGTCCGGACCACATCAGCGCCTACGCCCTGGTCGTCGAGGACGGCACGAAGCTGGCGGCCCAGGTGCGGCGGGGTCAGGTGACGATGCCCGACGACGACGACGAGGCCGACAAGTACGAGCTGGCCGACGAACTCCTCTCGGCGGCGGGTTACGAGTGGTACGAGATCAGCAACTGGTCGCGGACGTCCGCCGACCGATGCCGACACAACGAAGCCTATTGGCGCGGCGACAACTGGTGGGGGATCGGCCCGGGTGCGCACAGTCACATCGGCGGAACCCGGTGGTGGAACGTCAAACATCCGTCGCCGTATGCCGACCGGGTGCTCGCCGGGACCAGTCCCGGCGCCGGTCGGGAAGTGCTCACCAAGGCGCAGCAGTATGACGAGCGGGTGCTGCTCGGCATACGTCTCGGCTCCGGGCTTCCGTTGAATCAACTTGATGCCAAAGGGCATTCGGCTGTCGCCGGATTGATCGCGAGCGGCCTGCTCGACGGCCCTGCGGCACTACGTCGCGATGAGCCGGTAGCCCGGTTGACCCTGCGCGGACGGTTGCTCGCCGACACCGTGGTGCATCAACTGCTCCACGGCTGA
- the nadC gene encoding carboxylating nicotinate-nucleotide diphosphorylase, protein MTPDLQLVVERALAEDLGMAGDLTTTVTVPQDATGTAYVVSRGPGVLSGTAAVEAVFAAVDPAVRVTWHRRSGDKVAGGDLVATFSGSARSILTGERTALNLLGHLTGIASRTSTFVALVDGTGTRIVDTRKTTPGLRALEKQAVLDGGGTNHRFGLFDAILVKDNHIGLGGGLVPVLDRLAEHTGHLVRVEIEVDSLEQLRTILTYDAERIARDKSPVAHAILLDNMTPELVRAGVEQVRAHPAPVIVEVSGGVTETSVRALAEAGPDAISVGALTHSVTCHDFGLDLDVS, encoded by the coding sequence ATGACACCCGATCTGCAACTCGTCGTCGAACGCGCCCTGGCCGAGGATCTCGGCATGGCCGGAGACCTCACGACGACGGTGACGGTTCCGCAGGACGCCACCGGCACGGCATACGTTGTCAGCCGGGGGCCCGGGGTGCTGTCGGGCACCGCCGCAGTTGAGGCCGTCTTCGCAGCGGTCGACCCGGCCGTGCGCGTCACCTGGCACCGTCGGTCCGGCGACAAGGTGGCCGGCGGCGATCTGGTCGCCACCTTCAGCGGCTCAGCCAGGTCGATCCTCACCGGCGAACGCACGGCTCTTAACTTGCTGGGGCATCTGACCGGAATCGCTTCTCGCACCAGCACATTCGTGGCCCTGGTCGACGGCACCGGCACCAGGATCGTCGACACTCGAAAGACCACACCGGGGTTGCGCGCGCTGGAGAAGCAGGCAGTGCTCGACGGTGGCGGCACCAATCACCGGTTCGGCCTGTTCGACGCAATCCTCGTCAAGGACAACCACATCGGGCTCGGCGGCGGACTCGTGCCGGTGCTCGACCGGCTGGCCGAACACACCGGTCACCTTGTACGCGTCGAGATCGAGGTGGACTCCCTTGAGCAACTGCGCACGATCCTCACGTATGACGCAGAGCGCATCGCCCGCGACAAGTCGCCGGTGGCACATGCCATCCTGCTGGACAACATGACACCGGAGCTCGTGCGCGCCGGAGTCGAACAGGTGCGCGCCCACCCGGCGCCGGTGATCGTCGAGGTGTCAGGAGGAGTGACCGAGACGTCCGTGCGTGCGCTGGCCGAAGCCGGACCCGACGCCATCTCGGTGGGTGCCCTCACCCACAGCGTCACCTGTCATGACTTCGGCCTCGACCTCGACGTGTCGTGA
- a CDS encoding L-aspartate oxidase, producing the protein MATRPAGPLVVVGSGLAGLTCALSATTDCLLITAGSLTEAAASMWAQGGIAAAIGSGDSVDLHAEDTWRAGAYAGDRDAIRAITAAAPSVVAHLENLAVPFDRQADGTLDLALEGGHSRHRIAHAGDRSGAAITTAVAAAVRDASHITVLEDHTVTRLLIDAGGRINGIRMRDDSGRELELACERVVLATGGMGGLWPHTTNPRTALGQGVALAARAGARTQDLHLVQFHPTGLDVPRDPMPLLTEALRGAGARLLSDGRRFVDELQPRDVVAAAVWEQLTLERVVHLDARHVPDVAQRFPAVQHLVGESGFDLTQDLLPVRPALHYSMGGVTVDADCRTSVRGLWAVGEVARTGLHGANRLASNSLLEAVVTGQAAAVSSSTTIEDWSTAQVSTPAEARDRHDVTRNVALPSGPALGLGQIRSLVGASCGVLRNGRDLRDCVDALEPHIAADDAAYVAWLVARSALAHPHSIGAHRRTDDTTAQGVPA; encoded by the coding sequence ATGGCCACACGCCCAGCTGGACCTTTGGTCGTCGTCGGCTCCGGGCTGGCCGGCCTGACCTGCGCACTGTCGGCGACCACGGATTGCCTTCTGATCACTGCGGGTTCGCTCACCGAAGCGGCTGCCAGCATGTGGGCGCAAGGTGGCATCGCGGCGGCCATCGGCTCGGGCGACAGCGTCGATCTGCACGCCGAGGACACCTGGCGTGCCGGGGCCTATGCCGGCGACCGCGACGCCATTCGCGCGATCACCGCCGCCGCACCCTCCGTGGTGGCGCATCTGGAGAATCTCGCTGTCCCGTTCGACCGGCAGGCGGACGGAACTCTCGATCTGGCGCTGGAGGGTGGCCACAGCAGGCATCGGATCGCTCACGCCGGTGACCGCAGCGGTGCCGCGATCACCACTGCTGTGGCAGCGGCGGTGCGCGATGCGTCCCACATCACCGTCCTGGAAGACCACACCGTCACCCGATTGCTGATCGATGCCGGCGGCCGCATCAACGGGATACGCATGCGCGACGACAGTGGCAGAGAGCTCGAATTAGCCTGTGAACGGGTCGTTCTCGCCACTGGAGGCATGGGCGGGCTCTGGCCGCACACCACGAACCCTCGCACCGCTCTCGGCCAGGGTGTCGCCCTCGCCGCACGTGCCGGAGCCCGGACACAGGACCTGCACTTGGTCCAGTTCCACCCGACCGGTCTCGACGTACCGCGCGATCCGATGCCCTTGCTCACCGAGGCGCTCCGCGGCGCCGGCGCTCGGCTGTTGAGCGACGGCCGACGGTTCGTCGACGAACTGCAACCCCGTGACGTCGTGGCCGCGGCCGTCTGGGAGCAGCTCACGCTGGAACGCGTCGTACACCTGGACGCACGACACGTGCCCGATGTCGCGCAACGATTCCCGGCGGTGCAGCACCTGGTCGGTGAGTCCGGGTTCGACCTGACACAGGACCTGCTGCCGGTCCGCCCAGCACTGCACTACTCGATGGGCGGCGTCACCGTCGATGCCGACTGCCGCACGAGCGTGCGCGGCCTGTGGGCGGTGGGCGAGGTGGCGCGCACCGGCCTGCACGGCGCCAATCGTCTCGCGTCGAACTCGCTGCTCGAAGCAGTCGTGACCGGTCAGGCGGCGGCTGTCAGCAGCAGCACGACCATTGAAGATTGGTCGACGGCGCAGGTGTCGACGCCCGCCGAAGCAAGAGATCGCCACGACGTCACACGCAATGTCGCACTCCCGAGCGGGCCCGCGCTCGGCCTCGGGCAGATCCGCAGTCTCGTCGGTGCCAGCTGCGGGGTGCTGCGCAACGGTCGGGACCTGCGCGACTGCGTCGATGCCTTGGAGCCGCACATCGCCGCCGACGATGCGGCATACGTCGCCTGGCTCGTCGCCCGATCGGCGCTGGCGCACCCGCACAGCATCGGAGCGCATCGGCGCACCGATGACACCACCGCACAAGGAGTTCCGGCATGA
- the nadA gene encoding quinolinate synthase NadA → MTITDTPHDATTTGFDGYDHQAAYARVRHVIPEVEWAIYEDDVTAIQRLKQEQDAVILAHNYMTPEVFHGVADIRGDSLALAREAQQVDAGTIVLAGVHFMAETAKLLNPGKRVLLPDLRSGCSLAESITPQDISELRAQHPGAPVVTYVNTSAAVKAASDICCTSGNAVQIIRSLGVAKVIMIPDQYLARNIAAQTGVEVVTHPGSCEVHERFSPLDIVQIREGHPGVTVLAHPECPPEVVAEADFAGSTADMQHYVEDNRPAKVALITECSMSDNVAADHPDIEFIRPCNLCPHMKRNTLAAIRATLETGRHEVHVDAATAPAARAAIEAMLAVR, encoded by the coding sequence ATGACCATCACCGATACGCCGCACGATGCCACCACCACCGGCTTCGACGGCTACGACCATCAGGCCGCCTACGCCAGGGTCCGGCACGTCATACCCGAGGTCGAGTGGGCGATCTACGAGGATGACGTCACCGCGATCCAGCGCCTCAAGCAGGAGCAGGACGCGGTGATCTTGGCGCACAACTACATGACGCCCGAGGTCTTTCACGGGGTCGCCGACATCCGTGGCGACTCGCTCGCGCTGGCCCGTGAGGCCCAGCAGGTCGACGCCGGCACCATCGTGCTGGCCGGCGTGCACTTCATGGCCGAGACGGCGAAGCTGCTGAACCCGGGCAAGAGAGTCCTGCTGCCGGACCTCCGGTCAGGTTGTTCGCTCGCCGAAAGCATCACGCCACAAGACATTTCGGAGCTACGAGCACAGCATCCGGGCGCACCTGTCGTGACTTATGTCAACACCTCGGCAGCAGTCAAGGCGGCAAGTGACATCTGCTGCACCAGCGGCAACGCGGTGCAGATCATCCGCTCGCTCGGTGTCGCCAAGGTCATCATGATCCCGGATCAGTACCTCGCACGGAACATCGCCGCGCAGACCGGTGTCGAGGTCGTCACCCACCCAGGTTCGTGTGAGGTGCACGAGCGTTTCAGCCCGCTGGACATCGTGCAGATCCGAGAAGGACACCCAGGCGTCACCGTCCTGGCGCACCCGGAGTGCCCGCCGGAGGTCGTCGCCGAGGCAGACTTCGCCGGCTCGACCGCCGACATGCAGCACTACGTCGAAGACAACCGGCCCGCGAAAGTCGCTCTCATCACCGAGTGTTCGATGAGCGACAACGTCGCGGCGGATCATCCGGACATCGAGTTCATCAGGCCGTGCAATCTGTGCCCGCACATGAAACGCAACACGCTGGCCGCGATCCGGGCAACGCTCGAAACCGGCCGCCACGAGGTGCACGTCGATGCTGCGACTGCTCCGGCGGCCCGTGCAGCCATCGAAGCGATGCTGGCGGTGCGGTGA
- a CDS encoding NUDIX hydrolase — translation MTHRAAELRAELVAVVLTVAAGRAWVLASGDPAHLPAGPLGADQDSLQTGARDFVLDQTGLRLGYVEQLYTFADGARSHNDDRVVSISYLGLTKADASTGDGEWSALYDLLPWEDRRHVSEDAPVDRLSQEIEAALRRWAGSDRERSERCKFLFGCDDQPWRPDLALQRYELLWEAELVAESPSAARVSALTGAAMWHDHRRILATALSRVRAKLQYRPVVFELMDDTFTLGQLQETVETIAGQSLHKQNFRRTVEVQHELVEPTDELSRDTGGRPARMYRFRREVLHERGQVGTKLPLPRSPR, via the coding sequence ATGACGCATCGCGCGGCGGAGCTTCGCGCCGAACTCGTCGCGGTCGTGCTGACGGTGGCCGCCGGTCGCGCGTGGGTGCTCGCCAGTGGAGATCCGGCCCACCTGCCGGCCGGGCCCCTCGGGGCGGACCAGGACTCCCTGCAGACCGGGGCGCGTGACTTCGTCCTCGACCAGACCGGGCTTCGTCTCGGGTATGTCGAGCAGCTCTACACCTTCGCCGACGGGGCTCGCAGTCACAACGACGACCGCGTCGTGTCGATCTCGTATCTGGGCCTGACCAAGGCGGACGCCTCGACGGGCGACGGCGAGTGGTCGGCGCTGTACGACCTGCTGCCGTGGGAGGACCGGCGGCACGTCAGCGAGGACGCGCCGGTCGACCGCCTGTCGCAGGAGATCGAAGCCGCACTGCGCAGGTGGGCGGGGTCTGATCGCGAGCGCTCGGAGCGCTGCAAATTCCTGTTCGGGTGTGACGATCAACCGTGGCGCCCGGATCTCGCACTGCAACGCTACGAGTTGCTGTGGGAGGCCGAACTCGTCGCCGAATCGCCATCTGCAGCAAGGGTTTCCGCATTGACCGGTGCGGCGATGTGGCATGACCATCGCCGCATCCTCGCGACGGCACTGTCACGGGTCCGCGCCAAGCTGCAGTATCGCCCGGTCGTCTTCGAGTTGATGGATGACACCTTCACTCTGGGGCAACTGCAGGAGACCGTCGAGACGATCGCCGGCCAGTCGCTGCACAAGCAGAACTTTCGCCGGACGGTCGAGGTGCAGCACGAGTTGGTCGAGCCGACCGACGAACTGTCCCGCGACACCGGCGGCCGCCCGGCGCGGATGTACCGGTTCCGCCGCGAGGTGCTGCACGAACGCGGCCAGGTCGGCACCAAATTGCCGCTGCCGCGCTCACCTCGCTGA
- a CDS encoding DUF3097 domain-containing protein, which translates to MTDRYSADVLAGDWRAPARGRSQQIPAERELVVEEVETGWCGMIVRVEKAGGMHVVHLEDRHGRVRAFPLGPGFLIDGAPVELVPPAPSAGDRAALAAVREAATRTASGSRAVADAPARVARGSRIFVEGRHDAELVEKVWGADLRIEGVVVELLEGVDDLRAVIRDFRPSAQRRMGVLVDHLVPGTKEQRIVDEALGIPEARDHVLVVGHPFVDVWQSVQPERLGWSQWPVIPRGTSWKHGVLAELGWPHDSQADVARGWKQILRQVRSYADLQPELLGRVEELIDFVTAEV; encoded by the coding sequence GTGACCGACAGATATTCCGCCGACGTCCTCGCCGGTGACTGGCGCGCTCCCGCGCGGGGGCGCTCGCAGCAGATCCCCGCCGAACGTGAGCTCGTCGTCGAGGAAGTCGAGACCGGGTGGTGCGGCATGATCGTGCGTGTCGAGAAGGCCGGCGGTATGCACGTGGTGCACCTGGAGGATCGGCACGGCCGGGTCCGCGCGTTCCCGCTCGGCCCCGGATTTCTCATCGACGGAGCACCGGTCGAGCTGGTGCCTCCGGCACCCAGCGCCGGCGACCGCGCCGCACTGGCCGCCGTCCGCGAGGCCGCGACCCGCACCGCCAGCGGTTCGCGGGCTGTTGCCGATGCGCCGGCGCGGGTCGCTCGCGGCTCGCGCATCTTCGTCGAGGGTCGCCACGATGCCGAACTGGTCGAGAAGGTCTGGGGCGCCGACCTGCGCATCGAGGGCGTCGTCGTCGAACTGTTGGAGGGCGTCGACGACCTGCGCGCCGTCATCCGCGACTTCCGCCCCTCGGCCCAGCGGCGGATGGGCGTGCTGGTGGACCACCTCGTGCCGGGCACCAAAGAGCAGCGGATCGTCGACGAGGCGCTCGGCATACCTGAGGCTCGCGATCATGTGCTCGTCGTCGGTCACCCGTTCGTCGACGTCTGGCAGTCCGTCCAGCCCGAGCGGCTCGGCTGGTCGCAGTGGCCGGTGATCCCCCGCGGCACGTCGTGGAAGCACGGGGTCCTCGCCGAACTCGGCTGGCCGCACGACTCGCAAGCTGATGTCGCCCGCGGCTGGAAGCAGATCCTGCGCCAGGTGCGCAGCTACGCGGATCTGCAACCGGAGTTGCTCGGACGCGTCGAGGAACTCATCGACTTCGTGACGGCAGAGGTATGA